The Festucalex cinctus isolate MCC-2025b chromosome 6, RoL_Fcin_1.0, whole genome shotgun sequence genomic sequence ATAAAGTGTTACCATGTTTCTGTGAGAAGGAAAGTAAAAGTATCAGTGGGTCAAACAAGACTAAAAGCAGAACGCAAGCTGGCAAGTCTCACACTAAACGAGGCTGACTGGAAGACACTCAACACCAGCAACCACGAGACACAGGTATTTCTCTTTTTATCTACTTAATACTGAATCTGCTAATCTTCTACCGTCTCACAGCCCACTTTATTTTGCGCATGCTCAGAATAACATTCCCGTGCACGCAGATTTGCTAATTTTCCAAACGTATTATAACGGCTTTGACAGTAATATTAAGAAATATACTCAACAATTGATTAACTATTACTTTTACGATACAATACGTGTGAGGCACAAAGGTTGCAGTATGCGCAGTTTACTCGTCAACTCTTTCTTGCTGCTGCATCCTTGCAGGTGATTAACTGCAACTTCCTGTGGTGGTGAAAGCTTTTGTTGCTCTTTTAAATGATGATGTTATCTGTATGTATTCTACGAGGAACATCTTGTGATATTTGAAGAGTACTGGAGCAAGTAATGCGTACAATGAAGCCTCCTCAGATGAGAGGAAAAATGTCTTCTCAGACAAAATAGAGCAGTCCAGGTGCAATAGATTCAACGCGCTGATAAATAAACGacctggatgaatgagaataaTTCACAAGCATATACTGGAGCGTCGAAAATGAACCAGCCAATGCCTAATGGTCATTTGATTTTGTTCTGGATTGGCGGCCTACAACTGTGGCCCGCCAGCCGTGCGAGCATATGACAGGGTCGACGAGAACACCAGTGGAGGCGACTTCGCCAACGACGTCGTTGCCAGAGCTCAGTGGTACAAACGCAAAGGAGGCTTTTAGAGTGAAAATGTTGCAATGGAGAAAAGCCCTTGTCAACACTGAATAAACAGGCACTGGGTTCCCATTTTCCAAGGCTGTAAATTGCAGAGTACATTGAACACCTCAGCTGTAGTAAGGGGCCTAAACTTCGATTAGGtgcctaaaaaaaatgcattagtcGTCATGCAAAAGtttgtaatgtttttcttttaacttttcACATTCTTTAAGCCCCCCCAAAATGTACACGTTAACAACAAATTTGTCATTTAAAGGTATAACAGACGCAAAGAAATGGCTTCTCAAGTATGGTTAGCAGCCATAAAAAAGTGCCTATTTTAGGTTCTAACTGTCACTTGTGtctttgtgtacatttgtgtCAATGAGCCGAGGTGCTTATAAAAACTGTGTTATTAAAAGAGGATCCGAGATCTTCACCTTTAACTGACTGGTCTGTGTTTTGAATCATATCTTGATAGATTGAAAGTCACAACAAATTGTGTGGTAAAGGTCCCCTTTTTGTAAACACGATTACAAGGTCACTACTATGCATATGAGATTAATCTGTATACAATTTTTAACAAaacgaatgaaaaaaatatatataaagcaTGAAACAATGAAAACTAGCATTAGTCCAAATTATTTGTTCAATATCGGTTAAATATTGTTCATGATTGTATAGCAAGACATTGTATcacaaataattgaaaaatagtTTTGAAATGAGTTACAAATCATGTAGCTCATGAATTAATTCAGGTGGgatgtatataaaaaatgacTTTCCATGTCATGTAGTTGTCACGCTCGTGCCTCGTAGTGGCGCGCCACTGCAGCTATTGAGACTCTTGTGACTAAGGGCTATATGAagaataaatgtgatttgactTACTGTAAAAAGCAACGTTTACATTCCTTTCCATTTCCTGCAGGCTCTACTGTAATTATTTCCTTCCTCCAAAACAATTGAGTCTAAAGattaggatcgttatcaggcttctgcagaactGGAGGACGGAAACATCATCGGCCCAAGAGGACAAGCTGTGTGGAAGTCCGTTTCTATGCGCTTTCTGTCATTCTGTGAAAAGGAAAGTGAAAATACCAGGGGTCAAACTAGAGTATAAAATAAGAACAGAACAAATTCATTGTGTCATCTGTGTAGAAATGAATTAAAGAGTATTTACTATGAACATTCAAAACAATAACATAAGGACAAAAACTGTGGTGCTAAAATACTCTTTAACCCTTTAAAATAGATCAGATAATCTGATCGATAATCATCAGATACCACATCGTAAATTCTGccagatttatttacatataagCATTTAAGTCCGTGTTACTGACGCTTCAGAACCACCACATGTTCGAAGATGAAAAATTTGCAAGGAAAAATTATGACATCCTTGTTTGTTCCCATCAACCAACCCCTTATGGACTCATAGCAACATAATGCAAaacaaataattgaaaaatggTTTTAAAATGAGTTCCAAATTATGAATTAGTGCAGGTGGGATGTATCTAAAATTATTGTTTCTCATAGTATTTTAAACCTGATCATCAAATTATTAACTCaatttgtaaatacatttttcatgatGTACAATTCATGAATTCAACATGAGTTTTCACAACTTCGTCTTTAATGCACTACAAATGATAAACACTAGTTACCAGAAAGTGTTGCCATGTGCTTTCCGTGAAAAGGAAAGTAAACGTACCAGGGGGCCAAACAAGACTATAAAAGGAGAGAGGAAAGTGTATAAGGTGCCGTCTGTGGTCAGTGGCTGGTCTCACACTGAACGAGGCTGACTGGAAGACACTCTACACCAGCAACATCCAGACACAGGTATTTGTCTATTTATCCGTTTTGCTATAATACCGAATCTGCTCAACTTCTCCCGACAGTTAATGACTTGTTTTTAGTTTATCATGTAGCACCACATTTCTGTAGAAGTCCTCGCTGTTAACGGTCGCCAAAATTGTTAGCTAATATGCCGTAGCTAGCTGCTGTTAGCATTTGTGAGAGAAAAGTAAAGAACCACTCGCCAGCGCCACTTATTCTGACAACTCACTGATAAAACCAGTTGGCCACTGGCCACTTTATTTTGCGCATGCTCAGAATAACATGGCCGCGCAGGCATGCACGCACATTTGCCAATTTGCCAAGTGTAGAACGCTTTTTATTTGGCTTTGCCAGAAATATGAACAAATATACTCAACAATGTATTAACTATTAGTTTTGATGCAATACGTGTGATGAGCACGTATGTGCCCGGGGGCGTCGTTATTACCTCTTTCTTGCCTCAGATGAGAGGAAAAATATCTTAGACAAATAAAGCAGTCTAGTTGAAATACATTCAAcgccctaataaataaataaatgacgtcaATGAATGAGAATAATCCAAATAAGTATATATTGGAGTGTTGGCACCAGACAGGTGACGGCTAATGGTCATTTGATTTTCTTCTGTGTTATGTTGGACTGTTCGATTatgggggaatttttttttttaatcacgattattttggtaataattgaatcGTGATCTTTCAAACTATTTGGTGGtgaagtggttagcacgtccgccttccaatactgaggacgcaagattgagtccaggctccggcctccctgttctccccgtgcctgcgtgagggtacttcggtctcctcccCTATGTCTTGAAACTAAACTGTTTCCAACTGTTTTGTAGGTGGTGACACATTGACGAGGACGATGGGTGGTGCGTGCCTTTTCTTACACTGAAATTTCCTCTCGTAAGATGAAGATGTTGATGAGCTGTCATGTGAATAAatttggaatttgcatgtttagGTTACGGTGACGTATTGAGCATTGACACAAGTGGTGCATCCCAggaaacagccaatcaagacgaCCTGCCATACGACGGTAAatgtatacacttttttttttttttggaaccttGATGTCCCGGctacaaaataatcaaataattcAGTGCAAGATTGAGCAAAGTGATTGCACTGGGGACTCACGCTGCAGCTGCAATGGCATTTCCTGTTTGTCCCCATCAACCCTTTATGGACTGATGCAATCATGCTCCCTCACCAAACTAACATCCCCCCCCGGTACCCACCTCTGTGTGGTGTCTCTCTTTGAAGGTGTGGACGCATCCCACAATATGGCAGAAACGGATCTGGACAGAATGAACGCATACAAGGAAATCATCCAGAAAGTGGGACAGCAAAAGCGAATTGATCCCGCGATCATCGCTGGCATCATTTCCAGACAGTCCAGGGCTGGAAATACGTTGAAAGATGGATGGGGAGGCGACTGCTGGGGACTCATGCAGGTTTGGAAGCATTTTATCATGTTGCTCTCTTTCCCACCTCACTTTAATCTAAACTATATGTGCAGGTTAATAAGAATTATCACACTCTAAAAGGCGCATGGGACAGCGAGGAACACATCCGCCAGGGCACAGACATCTTGATCGGTGTGATCGGTAATATCAAGACGAAGTTCCGTGCCTGGACTGCAGAGCAACAACTcaaaggtttgtttgtttgtccgcTCTCACATGACACGTGCATCAACTTCTGGCTGATTTTGCTTTGAACTTCTGCAGGCGGATTGGCGGCTTACAACTGTGGCCCGCGAGCCGTGCGAGCATATGACCGGGTCGACGAGAACACCAGTGGAGGTGACTTCGCCAATGATGTCGTCGCCAGAGCTCAGTGGTACAAAAACCACGGAGGCTTTTAGAGTGAAAATGGAGAAAAGCCCTTGTCAACACTGAAAAAACGGGCAACGGGTTCCCGTATTGTTCTTCACCAAGCCAAGTCCACTTTTAGCCCTGATTGTCTTCCTAGGATGTTACAGGATGTTTGTTACAGAGTGTATTGGACACTTCAGCTGTAGTAAAGGATCTTAACTTGCATTGAATTTCAATGAGATTTAGGACTGAGAAAAAAGAATGAGAAAATGAGTTAGATAATTGTACAAAATTTATCCcatatttattcttttattaattGCGAAGTATTTTTTCAACGTTGTGAGCTTTGTTTGAACTGTGTGGGCTGGAGTCGTCGGGAGAGAAGGTGCAAGCTGCAACACAGGAACTGAAACCTGACAAAATGGTGGCtggaacatttatttatatttatatatatatatatatatatatatatatatatatatatatatatatatatataaaactgccTTTGGTTTACTCATGTTTCATCTTTCTCCACATCAAATGAGGCCGTCACTGTTACAGTTTAATGTAAAAGGAACGCCTACTGTCATGGACAAGTTTGCTCCGTATGTCATGACTTGGGGGAGCTGCCTTGTGGTCGTGTTGCTTTGTCTCCCTCTACAGGCGTTTGTGCgtaattgttttcttttgacTCCTACCTATGTTCCTGTCGTCTGATCAGTACCACTATTAAGCATGAAAGTTATCCAatgtttttggaaaacaatcaTTTAGTAACTACTCATGCAGTTCAAATTAACTATCAATGGTTGTTGTGTACTTTTGTGATTGGTGATGTTGAAATGGAGGCTTGGATTGAAATCTTTCAATGCTGTTAGCGTCGCCAAGCAAATTCCATCAACACAATCTGCTTAATTTTACCTGAAAgactctattattattattttatttttttttaaacaaaattggcCCTTGCTTGTGACTAGAATCCACTCAGAGGTTGCAGTGGTAGATTCTTCAAGTTTTAGATGCAAGACAAATCATTTGCAGATGTATACAAAATCTTTATTTGTTGAAAAAGAAAGGTGGAAAAAAATCCAGTACTGTACATGAAATGAACCCATTCATACGAcggtgtattagggccacgtataaaaaACTAGCAAATTTCcgagtttataaagtgtcaGATTTGCAAGAAAACTCAAGACACTTGCGAGAAATACACATAGCGTAGCTATAGTCTAATCGTTGCGaaatttgcaaatttgccactttagaaagtggcaaatttgcgaggaaaaaaaaaaactctaaaatGTGTgcgtttataaagtggcaaatttgtgagtttataaagtggtgatttgtgaggggggaaaaaacaactcaaacttACGAGAAATATATGTAGTGTCCTAGTTGAATGTTTGCGCCAATACTTTTCGTTCGGGTTTTCAAAAAAGGAGTGATGTTAAACATTCGCTCTTTGAAGCATTGGGTACTGCCAGCGACAAGAACGCCTCGCTTTGCGAAGGTCCACACCTTGAGGATCaagcatttaagttaatttgttaaaatgtataattactGGTACGTTTATCtttccagaattattatttaaacatcaatacatttggatatttttgtttgtacaaGTTATCTGCTGTTctccgtcattcacttgcatttacctaaaatatgctcgcttctgattggttcctGCTAGTCAGCTGGtaggggatcaggaagtgttggcTCTCTAGCTGCCATGTATGAAGAGTAAAGCctgccttttcatttataaacagtcccattaaccaccaacgaaTCCTCAAATGATTCGACTGTCGCCACgtgtgttgagttgagttttttttctttttttttctcgcgaatctgccactttataaactcgtaAATTCAGTTTGGTGTGACCTGGCAGTGTCAGCGGTGGGCGCAGTGGTGTTGCCACAGGTCCACAGGCTCCTGGAAGCTGAAGAGGCAGCGAGGGCAGCGGTGGGGCCAGTCCCCCCGGTGCTTGCGGCTGTGTGTGATGAGGTTGGAGCTCTGGCTGAAGCATTTGCCGCATATGTGACACGCGTGCGGCTTCTCgcctgacacacacaaaaacaggcTAACTTATCGCACATCTGAACGTGTTTCTTAGCTTGGTGAGAGACGTCGCACAGACCCACCCGTGTGTATGAACGTGTGCTTCTTCATGTCCGACTTTTGGTGGAAGCGCTTGCTGCAGTACTGGCAGGCGTAGGGCCGCGTGTCGGAATGGATGAGCAGGTGAGTGGACAGCGTGGACGAGCGCTTGAACATCTTCCCGCACACGCTGCAGGCAAAGGCCCTGACGTCCTGACACAAACAAATACGAGGCTAAAACAGCACCCAGTGTGGTACTTAGGTGTCTGCACACCACAATAAAGTTCCAAACAAgcaattagctagctagctagctcgaccTACACTGAAAATGCGTTGAGGATCTGACATCGCAACTGAGCATGCCGCCATCCGCTGGCCTAGAAGACCCCCGGAAGCCTGTTAGCTCAATCACTAGCTGCTTGCTAGCGCCTCTCATCGCGATGTAGAAAGTAGCTAGTAGATCGCTTTGTAGTTTATTGACCTTAGATTCGCCATGGGTTGTGTAGTGATTCACATAGGCGCCTTTGGGACAGCTAAATTCTGAATCAATGTCCAGTGTTGGGAACGTTACTTTATGAAAGTATTTATAGTTACtaattacttgttaaaaaaaaagtaactgagttaGTAATTGAATTACGTCATAATAAAAATTTGTTGCCaggcaaaatgttttatttaaaataatttggattaaaaatattatattattgtatatttatatattataattataatgctatttgtttgtcatttttatataaGAAATTAAAATTATGTCCAGGCTAtataggtttttatttttgtttttgttttttttgctcccagccattgtcacagaagcaatcccgttcgctcctggctgagtatttttctgttttcgctttgcagcaattggcattagaatgtagctaagtttaatcaattttcacaaatctatcttGCTGCCACCttttggccgtttgtgtaataactaccatttctgcaaccattctttactgttgtaaaaaacaaacaaaaaaaaaacaaaaaacaaacgtatttataagttattgggaaTAAATGAGCTAATTGAtcttttgtgaatatttatgtCACACAAATATCTCGCTCCATCATGACAGATCTCATACTGTGCATGTTCTACCACTGCCAATTACTACTACAGCATTTGGAGGTAAGTGATATATGTAATTTGCAAACAATCTTAGCACACTGTTAATTACACTAGGCAAGTGCCGTAACGGTTCTTAGTGGAAAGGCTATTTAGCATTGTACGCTAATGCTACAATGATTTGAGTAGCATTCGTACCACATAAAACAACCGATTCTTACCTTCTTACATGATTGACCCTCTGTTGTGTAGGACGTGATTCCATGACATTTGTATACGTGCCTCTTAAAACTGGACAAATGGGTAAAtacctgcaaaaacaaaaataacacgcATCATAAGGGATGTCAGTTTCCGAGTTGAATGTGTT encodes the following:
- the LOC144021382 gene encoding uncharacterized protein LOC144021382 isoform X1; translation: MSGCPSSRVMPRSFLVKRGGLHPLQSGHRMSVAKEERGARESSLRVSTVAPQGVDEVALNSLQPVSGDKDHPADKVDNWPQHPVTTDSPQSSGLDLLRQNIRDDAKMFSSSQECPLCGKVFTHLSSFKRHVYKCHGITSYTTEGQSCKKDVRAFACSVCGKMFKRSSTLSTHLLIHSDTRPYACQYCSKRFHQKSDMKKHTFIHTGEKPHACHICGKCFSQSSNLITHSRKHRGDWPHRCPRCLFSFQEPVDLWQHHCAHR
- the LOC144021384 gene encoding lysozyme g-like — encoded protein: MGGYGDVLSIDTSGASQETANQDDLPYDGVDASHNMAETDLDRMNAYKEIIQKVGQQKRIDPAIIAGIISRQSRAGNTLKDGWGGDCWGLMQVNKNYHTLKGAWDSEEHIRQGTDILIGVIGNIKTKFRAWTAEQQLKGGLAAYNCGPRAVRAYDRVDENTSGGDFANDVVARAQWYKNHGGF
- the LOC144021382 gene encoding uncharacterized protein LOC144021382 isoform X2, whose product is MPRSFLVKRGGLHPLQSGHRMSVAKEERGARESSLRVSTVAPQGVDEVALNSLQPVSGDKDHPADKVDNWPQHPVTTDSPQSSGLDLLRQNIRDDAKMFSSSQECPLCGKVFTHLSSFKRHVYKCHGITSYTTEGQSCKKDVRAFACSVCGKMFKRSSTLSTHLLIHSDTRPYACQYCSKRFHQKSDMKKHTFIHTGEKPHACHICGKCFSQSSNLITHSRKHRGDWPHRCPRCLFSFQEPVDLWQHHCAHR